From one Salmo salar chromosome ssa09, Ssal_v3.1, whole genome shotgun sequence genomic stretch:
- the nips2 gene encoding NipSnap homolog 2, whose translation MATRVLQRFGNGLNQAKNTAQSTGQTVVLSRGLSASNHRNREDSWFKSLFVRKVDPRKDAHSHLLTKNEESNLYKIQFHNVKPECLDAYNQLCEETLPSIHNDKYYPCELVGTWNTWYGEQDQAVHMWRYRGGYPALTEVMSKLRQNKEFMKYREERGKMLLSRRNQLLLEFSFWNEPIPRKGPNIYELRSYQLRPGTMIEWGNYWARAIGYRQHNSEAVGGFFSQIGNLYMVHHLWAYKDLEAREATRNAAWQHEGWDEVVYYTVPLIQHMDSRIMIPMKASPLQ comes from the exons ATGGCGACGCGAGTCCTTCAGAGATTTGGCAATGGCCTGAATCAGGCAAAAAACACGGCCCAGTCAACAGGACAGACCGTCGTTTTATCCAG GGGGTTGTCAGCGTCAAACCATAGGAATCGTGAAGACAGCTGGTTCAAGTCGCTATTTGTGCGTAAAGTTGATCCCAGAAAGGATGCCCACTCCCACTTGCTTACCAAGAATGAGGAAAGCAACCTCTACAAAATCCAGT TCCATAACGTGAAACCAGAGTGCCTGGATGCCTACAACCAGCTTTG TGAGGAGACCCTGCCATCTATCCATAATGATAAGTACTATCCCTGTGAGCTGGTGGGTACCTGGAACACCTGGTATGGAGAGCAAGACCAGGCCG TCCATATGTGGCGGTATAGAGGAGGATACCCAGCTCTGACTGAGGTCATGAGCAAACTTAGGCAGAACAAG GAGTTCATGAAGTaccgggaggagagagggaagatgcTGTTGTCTCGTAGGAACCAACTGCTCCTGGAGTTCAGCTTCTGGAATGAGCCCATCCCCAGGAAGGGACCCAACATCTACGAGCTCAGGTCCTACCAGCTCAGA CCTGGCACCATGATTGAGTGGGGTAATTACTG GGCCAGAGCTATTGGCTACCGCCAGCACAATAGTGAGGCTGTCGGAGGGTTCTTCTCCCAGATCGGAAACCTCTACATGGTGCACCACCTCTGGG CTTACAAAGACCTTGAGGCCAGAGAAGCCACAAGGAATGCAGCTTGGCAACATGAGGGTTGGGATGAGGTTGTGTATTATACAG TTCCTCTCATTCAGCACATGGACTCCAGAATCATGATCCCAATGAAGGCTTCCCCGCTGCAGTAA